In a single window of the Prochlorococcus marinus str. AS9601 genome:
- a CDS encoding DUF2839 family protein gives MGEAKRRKEIGLPPRQKNELNKSDRYFSWLPITKSRIKKYPYMGVATMALGAIIFLVSGGANSIN, from the coding sequence ATGGGCGAAGCTAAAAGAAGAAAAGAAATAGGATTGCCACCTAGGCAAAAAAATGAATTAAATAAATCTGATAGATATTTTTCATGGCTTCCAATTACTAAATCAAGAATTAAGAAATACCCCTATATGGGTGTAGCAACAATGGCACTAGGAGCGATAATTTTCTTAGTAAGTGGGGGCGCAAATAGTATTAATTAG
- a CDS encoding DUF2839 family protein codes for MYGNSSVLIMGEAKRRKNLGIPPREKTEDIKLPQLDKKAIQQKVRTTLYKYPIIPFLFYGAAILILIGGLFYVFKSFNIA; via the coding sequence ATGTATGGGAATTCCTCAGTATTAATTATGGGTGAGGCAAAGAGAAGAAAAAATTTAGGTATTCCGCCTAGAGAAAAAACTGAAGATATAAAGTTGCCTCAACTTGATAAAAAAGCCATACAACAAAAAGTAAGGACTACATTGTATAAATATCCAATTATCCCTTTTCTTTTTTATGGAGCTGCAATATTGATCCTAATAGGAGGTTTATTTTATGTTTTCAAATCCTTTAATATTGCTTAA